The genomic DNA GTACCAAGTTGTATTTTTCCCTAAAATTGAGGTCTCGCATGGTTTGTCCCACATATTCCTCTGGCACTTTGGCTTCTATAATGCTGTATTCTTGGTTGAGCTCAAAGGAATCCACCACATTGCTGAGGCAGAGTTTTTTCGCCCACCTTTCGGCGGTTTCTTCTTCGGGGTGGACAATCTCATCTACGCCGATGGCTTGCAAAACCTTTTCGTGCAGCGGGTTGATAGCGCGACTGATGAGGCGTTTAACTTGCAAATTTTTGAGTAGAGCGGTGGTCATCACATTGGCGCCTTGGTCTTCCCCAATGGCAACCACGAAGATATCCGTCTCCTTTAATGGTAAGCCAGAAACGGTGTATTCATCTGTGGCATCCATACAAATGGTGTGGGAGATTTTTTCTTTGCAGGCGTCTACTTTGGACATACTGGTGTCTATTCCAATCACTTCGTTGCCTTGTGCGGTAAGTTTTTCTGCGAGTGAGGCTCCAAAATTTCCGAGCCCTATAATGATGTATTTCATATTAAATTTTATTTTTTTTTATAAAGTTAAGATAGTTTTTAGCCTTTTGTTTTAATTCATTGTAATTTCTTCAATAGGATAATTGTAGTTTTTATATTTGGCTTTTTTAACTACGGCAATTACTAAGGATAGCATACTGATCCGCCCAACAAACATAATGCCTATCAATACCATTTTAGATGAGCTACTTAGCGCAGAGGTAATCCCCAAGCTGAGCCCCACGGTGCTATAAGCGGAAAAGCATTCAAAGGAAATATCCAAAAGATTTTTCTCTGGGTCAAAAAAAGCGATGAGCATCACCCCTAAACCAATCACCATAAGGGAAAGCGTCATAATAGCGAAAGCCCTGCGGATAGAGCGTTCAGCGATTTCTCTACGGAAAATTTCTACTTTAGATTTCCCTTTTGCCAAGCTGAGAACATTCAGAAATGCGATAGCAAAAGTGTTGGTTTTAATCCCCCCACCTGTAGACTGCGGCGAGGCGCCCACCCACATCAGCAAGAAAATCATCATAATGGTAGGGAAGGACATTGCAGCGTTATCAATTGTATTAAAACCAGCGGTTCTCGGTGTGGTGGCACCAAAAAAAGCGGTCACCATTTTTCCAAAAACAGTAGGGTGATCAGCCAAAGTATGGTGGTATTCTAAAATGTAAAAAATCACGGTGGCAACAATGGTCAATGAGGCTGTGGTAAATAGCGTAATACGGCTATCCAGATTGAGCACCCAAGGTTTATAATTGCGGTTTCTCGGCGATGAAAAATGCATAATATGCGAGATTTTATAACGCAGATATTTCAAAATATTCACCACGATAGGGAAGCCCAAACCACCGAAGACAAAGGTGAAAATAATCACCAATTGTAGATAATAATTAAACCGATAATGGTCGGCAAATAAACTACTGTCCGAGGTGGAAAATCCAGCATTACAAAACGCTGATACAGAGTGGAAAACAGAGAAGAATATATGCTGAAACCCTGATGAAAACAGGTCTGGGCTCACGCTACTATAGATTAAAACCGCTGAAAAAAGTTCTATCCCAAAGGTAATCAAGATGATGTGTTTGAGCATAGAAAAAACATCGCCTAACTTTTTAGAGCTGGTCATATCACTGAGGACCAATTGGTTTTCGTAAGTGGAACCACCTTTGAAAAAATAACTAAAATAACTCGCAAAGGTTAAGATCCCCAGCCCCCCCACTTGGATTAAAATCATAATGATGAGCTTGCCGAAAGTGGTAAAGTCTGAACCCGTGTCTAATACCGCCAAACCTGTAACGCAAACGGCGCTGGTAGAGGTAAACAAGGCATCTAAAAAGGTAATACCCTTGGTGGTTGCTCTGGGGAGAGTGAGCAAAAATGAACCGATTAAAATAATCGCGATAAAACTACTGATGAACAACTGCGCAGGATTGAGCACTGTTCTTTTAAAATTGATTTTGAGGTCCGAAAACTCTCGGATAAAGGTGAATACCACCGCAAAAATCACCCAATAGCGGCTCGCAAAAAAGTGGTCTAATGTCCCATGAAAAGGGCTGATAAAGTGGAAATAATAAATCACCAAAGTGAAAGCCACGGTAGCCACATCAAAGAAAAAAGATTTGTTCTTAACAAAGGTATCTCTGTTTTCGTAAT from Riemerella columbina includes the following:
- a CDS encoding potassium channel family protein, which translates into the protein MKYIIIGLGNFGASLAEKLTAQGNEVIGIDTSMSKVDACKEKISHTICMDATDEYTVSGLPLKETDIFVVAIGEDQGANVMTTALLKNLQVKRLISRAINPLHEKVLQAIGVDEIVHPEEETAERWAKKLCLSNVVDSFELNQEYSIIEAKVPEEYVGQTMRDLNFREKYNLVPLTIIKKMEVKSLLGKTKTENKVLGVAVANNVLETNDILVLYGSNKDLQRFLKLKMRP
- a CDS encoding TrkH family potassium uptake protein gives rise to the protein MGFNFKLLYIFAFIISFLGIVAFIGDYGFTQSKASRAMFDGYYHFVLAIGLISTATRYYENRDTFVKNKSFFFDVATVAFTLVIYYFHFISPFHGTLDHFFASRYWVIFAVVFTFIREFSDLKINFKRTVLNPAQLFISSFIAIILIGSFLLTLPRATTKGITFLDALFTSTSAVCVTGLAVLDTGSDFTTFGKLIIMILIQVGGLGILTFASYFSYFFKGGSTYENQLVLSDMTSSKKLGDVFSMLKHIILITFGIELFSAVLIYSSVSPDLFSSGFQHIFFSVFHSVSAFCNAGFSTSDSSLFADHYRFNYYLQLVIIFTFVFGGLGFPIVVNILKYLRYKISHIMHFSSPRNRNYKPWVLNLDSRITLFTTASLTIVATVIFYILEYHHTLADHPTVFGKMVTAFFGATTPRTAGFNTIDNAAMSFPTIMMIFLLMWVGASPQSTGGGIKTNTFAIAFLNVLSLAKGKSKVEIFRREIAERSIRRAFAIMTLSLMVIGLGVMLIAFFDPEKNLLDISFECFSAYSTVGLSLGITSALSSSSKMVLIGIMFVGRISMLSLVIAVVKKAKYKNYNYPIEEITMN